Part of the Companilactobacillus zhachilii genome is shown below.
ATTATCAATGTTCATACGATTAGGTGCAACCACATAAGCATCATCAGGAATACGAACGGCAGCCCAGTGGTGTCCACCAATTGTTTCTAGCCACCAAACTTCTTCGTTATCGGCAAATGAGATACCGTTTGGTTCGTAAGTACCATATTTTTCCAATAATGAACCAAGACGTTTAACACCGTCTCTTGCACTAGTTATATATGGAAGAACAACAGTAACAAGGTCTTCTTCACCAAGTCCACCTTCAACGAAAGGATCAAGTCCTAAAACACGTGAGTTAGTTGTAATTGTTTCAGTTGCGGACATAGCCACGTTTTTACTATTAATACCAGCAGCAGGCCAGATACCATTTGTCAAAATTGAGTTAGGCATTGATGTGTAGCGAAGTGGTGCGTCAGGTAAGTCAACTTTTACTTTACTGATTACTGAAGTATAAGTTTTTGGTTGGTCTTCAGGATTCACAACGACAAAGCGTTGAGGGTCAAGTGCCTCATGACCATCGTCGTTACGAGAAATAATTGTTGAACCATCGATTGAAGCCTTTTTACCGACTAAAATTGATGTACATGAACCTTTAATACGTTTTTCCATTTGATTAATTAGCTCCTTTTTCTGGTGTCATATCTAATCATTATAACTTTTCTAATTAGATTAGCCAAATTATAGATAAGAGATGCCGTACGGCCAGTGCCTATTTCTTTTCTCTGGAGACGGTATATTTGAATACACATTTTAATGTATTAGTTGATTTCTCAATAAATTTCAAAAAACTAATTGACCTAGACCACACTCTAAGTATTATTCTGTAGTCGTTGAGCAAAAAGAAAGGAATTTGATATTTATGAAACAACTGAATATAGGTAGTACAAATTGGAATGCATCAGCGGTTGCACTAGGAATTATGCGTATGGAAGCTTTATCAACTAAAGATGCTGCGAAAACACTTGAGGCTGCGGTCGACAGTGGTATTAACTTTATCGATTCAGCTGACATTTATGGCATGGGTAATTCTGAAAAAGTATTCGGTCAAGCTATGAAGGAAGCAAACATTTCTCGTGATGATGTTTATATTCAATCAAAAGGTGGTATCGTCTTTGACCCAGAGCGTAGTCATGGCAGTTTTGTTTTCGGAAAACGCTACGACTTCTCAAAGAAGCATATTGAAGATGCTGTTGATGGAATTTTGGAAAGAATGCAAATTGATTACTTGGACTCCTTCCTATTACACCGTCCTGATCCATTGATGGAACCAGCAGAAGTTGCTGAAGCTTTCGACGATTTACAAAAATCCGGTAAGGTTAGACACTTTGGTGTATCAAACTTTAATCCTGAACAATTTAAGTTGATTCAAGAATCAGTTGACCAAAGACTATTGATCAATCAATTACAATTCAGTATTGCCCACACAGGGATGATTGATTTTGGTATGCACACAAATATGACTGATGCTCGTTCAATCAATCATGATGGTGGACTATTAGAATTCTCAAGACGTATGGGTACGACGATTCAGGCTTGGTCACCATTCCAATATGGTATGTTTGAAGGAACATTTATTGGTAGTGATAAATTTCCAGAATTGAATAAGAAGTTACAAGAACTAGCTGATAAATATGGTGTAAGTAAGAATGCCATTGCAACAGCTTGGATCTTGAGACACCCAGCTGAAATTCAAGTTATTATCGGAACAATGAATCCAGATCACATTAAAGATAGTGCTGCTGGTTCAGATGTTGAGTTAACTAAACAAGAATGGTACGACGTCTACTTTGCAGCAGGAAATGATTTGCCATAAAAAGCGATGCTCTTTCACTAAAGGGTTGCAGTTAGACATGATATAATAGGTGATGTTATTTCAAAAGAAGACTTAGGAGATTTTGAAGCTAAGTCTTTTTTTGATGCTATATTAATGATAAATATGCATGATACAACTTGATTAAAACTGGAGGTCCACATGGTAGTAAGTAAATCAGAAAATAATTTGGTTGATTTAACGCAATCGGTTCATAAGCAGATGAACGAGTACAAATTTCAACAAATCAAGGCAGTCCTAGAGTTGTTGGATGAAGGTAATACGGTGCCATTTATTGCCCGTTATCGAAAAGAACGCACGGGGACTTTAGATGAAGTTGCTATTCGTGATATTGAAGATGAAGCACATCGTTTAATGAAATTAAATCAACGTCGTGATGATGTTATTAATTTGATTCAAGAACAAGGGAAACTAACACCTAAGTTAAAAAAGCAACTTGAAGAAGCTGTAGTATTACAACAAGTGGAAGATTTGTATTTGCCCTATAAACAAAAAAAGCAGACGAAAGCTAGTCTTGCTCGAGAAGCTGGATTGGAGCCTTTAGCAAATTGGTTATTAAGTTTTCCTGCAGGTAATTTAAATAACAAGGCGAATTCTTTCATCAATGAGAGTAAAAAACTACCTGATTTAGAGTCAGTTTGGGCTGGAGTTAATGAAATTTTGGCCGAAAAGTTTAGTGAAAATGCCAGCTTCCGTGAATGGATTCGAGGCTATACTTGGCAAAATGGTGAATTGACTAGCAAGGTAAAACGTGGTGCTAAGGAAAAAGATGAGGCTCAAACTTATGAGACGTATTATGATTTCCAACAATCATTGAAAAAAATCCCGCCATATCGAGTCTTAGCTATTAACCGTGGGGAACGTGAGAAAATATTAACGGTTGGTATTTCGGTTGATGCTGATAAAATTTTGAATTTTGGGAATTCTCGAACAATTGGCCGTCATCAAGGCCCAGCCGTAGAGAAAGTAAAAGCCGCCTTTGAAGATGCGTATAAACGATTTTTAGGTCCAGCTATCGCCAGAGAGATTCGTCGTAAATTATCGGATCAAGCAAATGAACACGCTATTAAAATTTTTGGAAATAACTTGTATCATCTTTTAATGATGTCACCATTGAAAGGCAAAGTTGTCATGGGCTTTGACCCCGCCTATCGAACCGGCTGTAAACTAGCAATTATCGATAAGAATGGACGATTTTTAACTAAACAAGTTATTTATCCTCACAAACCAGCTAGTAAAGAGAAACAAGAAGAAGCTAAAACTGAATTTAAAAAGTTACTAAAAGATTATCAAGTTGAAATGATTGCCATTGGGAATGGGACGGCTAGTCGAGAATCGGAAGAATTTGTCAGTGAGATTCTAAAAACATTAAAACGTCCTATTTATTATGTAATTGTTAATGAAGCAGGGGCCTCGGTTTATTCAGCCAGTGCCAATGCTCGTGCAGAATTTGGGGACCTTCATGTTGAAGAACGCTCGGCGATTAGTATTGGCCGTCGCTTACAAGATCCGTTGGCTGAATTGATCAAAGTTGATCCGAAAGCTATTGGTGTGGGTCAGTACCAACATGATGTGCCTGAAAAAGACTTAGATGAGCAATTAGATCGTGTGGTAGAAACAGCTGTAAATCAAGTAGGAGTTAATGTTAATACCGCTAGTCCAGAATTATTGACGCATATTTCTGGGTTGACCGCGACGACAGCCAAAAATATCGTGAAGTTTCGTAATGAGAAGGGTGCCTTTAATGATCGTGCATCCTTAAAACAAGTTCCCCGCTTAGGTCCTAAGGCCTATCAACAATCGGTTGGATTTCTAAGAATTATTTCTGGAGATGATCCGCTCGATAACACTGATATTCATCCGGAAAGTTATTCAGCTACACGAAAGTTGTTAAAAGATATTGGGATGTCTAGTGAATCGATTGGTACCACTGAACTTCATCAAAAATTAGTCCAGTTAGATAAAAACGAATGGGTTCAAAAATTAAATATTGGTGAGGCCACTCTGTCCGATATTATTGATGGATTAAGCAAACCAGGACGAGATCTTCGTGATAGCATGCCGGCACCATTGCTTCGCCAAGATGTCTTAACTATGGCTGACCTGAAGCCAGGGATGGAACTTCAAGGAACAGTCAGAAATGTGGTTGATTTTGGCGTATTTGTTGATATTGGAGTTAAACAAGATGGTTTAGTACACATTTCGCAGTTGGCAGATAAATATGTCAGTGATCCAAGTACAGTAGTAACAATTGGAGACATTGTGACGGTTTGGGTATTGAGTGTTGATGAAACTCGTAATCGTATCCAACTAACAATGCGTGGCAGTAAGGTTACTAATTAATTCGATAAAAGAGTTTTGCACGATTTGAAATTGAATACAAGAAAAAGACTAGATGTTTTTTCTGGATTTATTACACACCAAGAAAACATATCTAGCCTTTTTATATTCGATTACTCGTGGTGCTAGTTGATTTTTTGACCATGGATTTGAAGTCATTTTTGAAGTCAAAAGATTCAAAATGTACTCCATATCCTATCGTTCTTGTCGTTCATGTTAAAATAATACCTAAAATTATTTACTATTGATTCCAAACCAAATAATAAACTAGCCGGAAAGAGCAAGAAATTAGGTCCCCACAGCGACCTAATTTTCCTGCTCTTGGAGGTGGCATATTTAACCACCACCGCACGTATTCGATTCAATAATCAAAATTGATTTACCTAAATGAAGTTTATTTAGGCAAATCAATTTTAGCGGCTTTAATAGCTGACAAATATTTTTCTAGTAAAACGTTTCTAGCTTTAAATTGAGCGCCGGGTTTAGTGTAAGCAGTGACTTGGATGGTTAATGTACCATCGTTTTGATTGGAAAAGCCTAGGATAGTTGGACGTTTAGTTATTTGTAGTTCAGTTAAATCCAAATTCTGATTAATATCTTCAATAATCTTCGTAATTTCAGTAAATGGTGAATCGTTAAAAATTGGAATTTCCATTAACGCTTGCATATTATTACGTGATTTATTGCTGACGATGGTGATATTACGATTAGGAATATAGTTTAAAGTCCCATCGATACTTTGAATCTGGGTCGTCCGAATACCAACATAAGTTACCTGACCTTCAATCGCATTGATTTTAATCGTATCGCCCACACTAATTTGTTGTTCCAATAGAATGAAGAAACCGTTGACCATGTCGGAAACAAAACCTTGTGCACCAAGACCAATTGCCAAACTGAAGATTCCGGCCCCAGCAACTAGGGTTCCAACGGGAATACCAATTGCTGATAAAATGGCATAGATCCAAAAGAACATTAAGATATATTTGAAAACGTTGAGAACGACGGTATAAATTGTATCGAGTTTCTTAGGTGAAATAGATGCCTTAGTGCCGCGTAGTCCAGTTTTAAAAATATGACGAATAATTTTTTTGCCGATCCAATTGATTAATAGTAAGACGATGGTCAATAAGATTAATTGAAAAATAACACCGCCAATATGTGCTAAAACTGATTCCCAATCGACTTTGAGAAACATATCTTTTATTAGAGAGTTGAAACTTGCTGATAATTTCAAGATTGATAGTCCTTTCGAAAAAACTGTATGTTAAGTATAACAAAATAAAAAAGGGCTGTGACATAACTATCTTTGACTTAAACGTGCAACAAAACATAGCTTTTTCCGCTTAAAACAAACAACCCCAGCAATCCAAAATCGGATTACTGGGGCTGTTTGCCTTAATGCTCGAAAGCTGAACATGTTTTGTTTCACTATCTTTAAAATTAATTCATATAACTTCCGGGTACAAAATCTTCAACGGCGACGTAGAGTCTGTCAGATAAATCTTTATATAGTTCATGTTCACCTGATAGTAAAGTGAAGTTTAGATTGTCACAAGATTCAATCAACTTGATGGCAGCAGCGATTTTGAGATCATCATGTGAATAATCAATTTCGCTATTGCCAGTAATGGTAATGTCTAAAGTAGGTCCGTCTTGACCTAAAGTATATTCTTGGATGTGTTCTGTTATCAAATTATATCTCCCTCAAACTTCTCTGGAGGAATAAAATACAACATTTTCTATCGCATGACAATAGTTTTTGACGGATTGTAATTTTTTTAAAACCTGATATATTAATGGTAAAAATGAGGTGAAATGAATGGAAAAAACGAAGTTATCTTGGTACACAATGATTGTGACATTTTTGGCGGGTATTGGTAGTTTTGGATTAATAGCTTTGCTGGGATCGTCTATTGATAGTAATGGTATCTTGCATGAACCATTCTTTTTAAGTCCCATGGGCTATTTCTTCTTATTAATCAGTTTGATAAGTGGATTAATACATTTATATCAACGAAATCATTAAATTATTCCCTAATAGGTGTATCTTAGAAAGATAGTAAACAAAGGTTAAGAGGGATAATTGATGGCACTAATTTATATGAGAAAAGCTGAAGTTTCAGATATTGATGCGATTATGGAAATTATCAATGAAGCTAAGGCTCTTTTGAAAGCAGATGGCAGTCCTCAATGGCAAGATGGTCATCCTAATAAGGAAATGTTGTTGGCTGATATTGAACATGGCTTTGCTCGTGTTTTGATAGTTGATGGGAATGTTGCCGGCACAGCTACTTTGATGACAACGGCAGATCCTAATTATGCCAAAATCGAAGGCGCTTGGCATGATACAGTTGATACTTATGGAACAATTCATCGGATTGCTATTTCATCGCAATATCGTGGTATGAAATTGAGTAAGTTTTTCTTTTCCAATTTGATCAGTGACACATACGCTCAAGGAATTTATCATATGCGAATCGATACACATAAATTGAATCAAAGAATGCAACATTTGGTTAAAGAATTTGGCTTTGAATATACTGGTATCATCTATGTGCCAGATGCCATCGATGGTAAACGTTTGGCATATGAGTTAAATATGGTAAAGTAGTTTAACGTTAATATAGAAGGGAAACTAAAAATGACATACCCACAATTAGATTTAGAAAATGCTACAGGTAGTGTGGCAACAATCAAGACTAATCATGGAACAATTAAAATTCAATTGTTTGATGAACTAGTACCTAAGACTGTGAAAAACTTTATTGAGTTAGCTCAAAAGGGTTATTACAATGGGATTATTTTTCATCGTGTAATCCCTGACTTCATGATTCAAGGTGGCGATCCAACTGGAACTGGTATGGGTGGCGAAAGTATTTACGGTTCAAGCTTTGAAGATGAATTTACTGACCAATTGTTCAATTTAGATGGGGCACTTTCAATGGCAAATGCTGGTCCTAACACTAATGGTAGCCAATTCTTCATCGTTTCAAATCAAAATATGCCTAAGCGAATGATTAAAGAAATGGCAAATGCCGGTTATCCTCAAGAAATCGTTGCTGCTTATAAGAACGGTGGAACGCCATGGTTGGACCACAGACATACTGTTTTTGGTCAAGTAATTGATGGCATGGATGTTGTTCGTGAAATTGCTCGTGCTAAACGTGATGGCAATGATAAACCTAAAGAGGATATCGTAATGGAAAGTGTTGAAATTTCAGCTTAAACTGATTCAACGATTTCTCGATATGTTTCTTTAAAATAAGAATTCTTCAGAAAAACTAGATTGATGGGATGTTCCACGTGGAATCCCGTTAGGTCTAGTTTTTTTAATTGTTCGGATTTAAGTTCGTCTGCAACTAATGATTGATACATGAAGCTAATCCCAGAACCTTGCTTGAGCAATTCGACAATAGCGGAGGGACTAGCAATTTCAATAACGTTCTTAAAATCAGTAATTCGGTAATTTTGAGTTGCTAACCAATTTTCAAAAATATTTCGGCTGCCGGAACCCGGTTCTCTCAATAAAAGAGTCTGATTAAATAAGTCTTCAATTGAATTTCCACCGATACTGTTGTGAGTGACACAGATAAAACTTTCTTTTTGAACGAAGAACGAATCGAATTCTTCTTTATCAAAGTTTCCTTCTATTAAACCGAAATCTACTTTTCCATCACGGATATTTTGGAGAATATGTTGAGTATTGTTAATTTTCGTTGTGACGACATTAGCACGTGTAGAAAGTTGTTGAATAAATTTCGGTAGAATGGTTGAACTGAGTGAGAGTGTACAACCCATTTTTAAATGTTCGGTTCCTGTTTTAAGTGAACTGATAACCTTTTGGCTTTCCAAACTGGTTTGTTTAGCAAAATTAGCTAGCTTGAAGCCAGCAGTAGTCAAGGTGATGCGATTATGTTCATGGATAATTAGTGGAAATTTAAGTTCGCTTTCTAACGAAGCTATTTGTTGTGAAACGGCTGGTTGTGTAATAAATAGTTGTTTGGCTGTTTGAGTGAATGATTGTGTTTCCGCTAAGCTGATCAAAGTTTGATAACGTTTATCGAGCATGAAAATCCTCCTTATAAGTAATACTTATAATACAGAAATAAATACTAATTTTTACTTATGTGTCTCCTATATTATCATCTAATTCATGGAGGAGATTAGTATGTATACAAGACTTTTTGAAAAGAGTTTCTATTATGCTTTAGGGATGACCTTGTTTTGCTCAATTGTTGGTAGCTGGTTAGGGGGATTGCCATACCTAACAATTATTGGTGCTTTGGTTATTTCGTTAATATTAGGGATGATGTTTCAACTTTATCGTCCTGCAATTGTGAGTGCTGAGATGGGAATTGGATTCATATCCAACAAATTTTTACGTTTAGGAATTATCCTCTTAGGGTTCAAGCTCAATTTGATTGACCTAGCTCATGCTGGAGTTAAAACGATTTTGTTAGCAATGGTAATTGTCAGTGGAGTTATTTTCTTAACTTACAACATTGCCCGCAAGTTAGGTGTCAGCAAAAGGTTGGCTATTTTGACAGCCAGTGGCACTGGTATTTGTGGTGCGGCAGCCGTGATGGGGATTTCGCCACAAATTAAAGTTTCCAAGTCCGAAGAGACGGCTAAACATAATGATGAAGTATTAGCAGTGGCAATTGTTGCCATCTTAGGAACGGTCTTTACGTTGATAGAAATTGCAATTAAACCATTGTTACATATGTCGGCAACACAATTTGGTGTTATGGCTGGTGGTTCATTACATGAAATTGCCCATGCGATTGCAACTGGTGGCGCAGGCGGATCAATAAGCTTAAGTGCAGCTATCATCACAAAACTATCACGCGTGTTGTTGTTGGCCCCCGCAGCTTTAGTGATTGGTATCTGGTATCAACATCAAGATAAGTCTGGTGATGGGGAGAAAGGAAAACTACCTATTCCTTGGTTTATGGCAGGATTCTTATTAGCAAGTGTCATTGGGACATTTGTTCCTATGCCAAGCAATGCTTTAGCTTGGTTAGTTAAGCTAGCATATATTGTCTTGGGGATGGCAATGGCAGCTTTAGGGATGAGCGTTAATTTCAAGGTATTTTTGAGTAGTGGTAAAAGAGCAGTTATTGCGGCATTATCATCATCAGTTGTCCTATTGATCTTTACTATTATTGCCAGTAAAACATTCTTTTAAAATAAACGTCTATTACCGTAAGGGTTGATAGATGTTTTTTTAATACGTTTACAAATAGGACTTCCATTAGTTAGAAAACGTGATATAGTAGTAAGCAATAAAGTTGTATTAATAATTATGAGAGATTTGTTTTGGGCTGATTAATAGGAAGAAACTTGTTAATGATTAAATTGTGTAAAACAAATTGAAAAAAATCATAAAAAGTACTTGCATCGATACATCTTTAACGGTAATATATATCTTGTTGTTGCGACAGAGCAACGGCGTCAACGGTTTGAAGCTTTATCGCTTCTCCAAACGCCATTAATTATTTTAAAAAAGTTCTTGACTTGGTCTTGTAACTTCGATATGATAATTAAGTTGTCTGTTGAGATAACTTCTAACAAATCATCATTTCATTGATAATTTGTTAGAAAAATTATTTTAAAAAGTTCTTGACATTCATTTGTCAGCTTGATAAAATAATTAAGTCGCTGATGAGCGTAAGCGCTTAATCAGCTGGTAGACCTTTGAAAACTGAACAAAGTTTTAACACTAAATTGTGTAGGCCAACATTTATTTGTTGGATTTACAACGAAGTCAATTCGCTAGTATAATTTTTTATGAGTCACAAACTTTTAATATGAGAGTTTGATCCTGGCTCAGGACGAACGCTGGCGGCATGCCTAATACATGCAAGTCGAACGAACTCTGCTGATGATTGAAGCTTGCTTCATGAATCAGTTTTGAGTGAGTGGCGGACGGGTGAGTAACACGTGGGTAACCTGCCCAAAAGTGGGGGATAACATTTGGAAACAAGTGCTAATACCGCATAACAACTACTTTCACATGATCGTAGCTTGAAAGATGGCTCTGCTATCGCTTTTGGATGGACCCGCGGCGTATTAGCTAGTTGGTGAGGTAATAGCTCACCAAGGCAATGATACGTAGCCGACCTGAGAGGGTAATCGGCCACATTGGGACTGAGACACGGCCCAAACTCCTACGGGAGGCAGCAGTA
Proteins encoded:
- a CDS encoding aldo/keto reductase, with the protein product MKQLNIGSTNWNASAVALGIMRMEALSTKDAAKTLEAAVDSGINFIDSADIYGMGNSEKVFGQAMKEANISRDDVYIQSKGGIVFDPERSHGSFVFGKRYDFSKKHIEDAVDGILERMQIDYLDSFLLHRPDPLMEPAEVAEAFDDLQKSGKVRHFGVSNFNPEQFKLIQESVDQRLLINQLQFSIAHTGMIDFGMHTNMTDARSINHDGGLLEFSRRMGTTIQAWSPFQYGMFEGTFIGSDKFPELNKKLQELADKYGVSKNAIATAWILRHPAEIQVIIGTMNPDHIKDSAAGSDVELTKQEWYDVYFAAGNDLP
- a CDS encoding Tex family protein, which encodes MVVSKSENNLVDLTQSVHKQMNEYKFQQIKAVLELLDEGNTVPFIARYRKERTGTLDEVAIRDIEDEAHRLMKLNQRRDDVINLIQEQGKLTPKLKKQLEEAVVLQQVEDLYLPYKQKKQTKASLAREAGLEPLANWLLSFPAGNLNNKANSFINESKKLPDLESVWAGVNEILAEKFSENASFREWIRGYTWQNGELTSKVKRGAKEKDEAQTYETYYDFQQSLKKIPPYRVLAINRGEREKILTVGISVDADKILNFGNSRTIGRHQGPAVEKVKAAFEDAYKRFLGPAIAREIRRKLSDQANEHAIKIFGNNLYHLLMMSPLKGKVVMGFDPAYRTGCKLAIIDKNGRFLTKQVIYPHKPASKEKQEEAKTEFKKLLKDYQVEMIAIGNGTASRESEEFVSEILKTLKRPIYYVIVNEAGASVYSASANARAEFGDLHVEERSAISIGRRLQDPLAELIKVDPKAIGVGQYQHDVPEKDLDEQLDRVVETAVNQVGVNVNTASPELLTHISGLTATTAKNIVKFRNEKGAFNDRASLKQVPRLGPKAYQQSVGFLRIISGDDPLDNTDIHPESYSATRKLLKDIGMSSESIGTTELHQKLVQLDKNEWVQKLNIGEATLSDIIDGLSKPGRDLRDSMPAPLLRQDVLTMADLKPGMELQGTVRNVVDFGVFVDIGVKQDGLVHISQLADKYVSDPSTVVTIGDIVTVWVLSVDETRNRIQLTMRGSKVTN
- a CDS encoding mechanosensitive ion channel family protein, which gives rise to MFLKVDWESVLAHIGGVIFQLILLTIVLLLINWIGKKIIRHIFKTGLRGTKASISPKKLDTIYTVVLNVFKYILMFFWIYAILSAIGIPVGTLVAGAGIFSLAIGLGAQGFVSDMVNGFFILLEQQISVGDTIKINAIEGQVTYVGIRTTQIQSIDGTLNYIPNRNITIVSNKSRNNMQALMEIPIFNDSPFTEITKIIEDINQNLDLTELQITKRPTILGFSNQNDGTLTIQVTAYTKPGAQFKARNVLLEKYLSAIKAAKIDLPK
- a CDS encoding DUF3955 domain-containing protein: MEKTKLSWYTMIVTFLAGIGSFGLIALLGSSIDSNGILHEPFFLSPMGYFFLLISLISGLIHLYQRNH
- a CDS encoding GNAT family N-acetyltransferase, with translation MALIYMRKAEVSDIDAIMEIINEAKALLKADGSPQWQDGHPNKEMLLADIEHGFARVLIVDGNVAGTATLMTTADPNYAKIEGAWHDTVDTYGTIHRIAISSQYRGMKLSKFFFSNLISDTYAQGIYHMRIDTHKLNQRMQHLVKEFGFEYTGIIYVPDAIDGKRLAYELNMVK
- a CDS encoding peptidylprolyl isomerase codes for the protein MTYPQLDLENATGSVATIKTNHGTIKIQLFDELVPKTVKNFIELAQKGYYNGIIFHRVIPDFMIQGGDPTGTGMGGESIYGSSFEDEFTDQLFNLDGALSMANAGPNTNGSQFFIVSNQNMPKRMIKEMANAGYPQEIVAAYKNGGTPWLDHRHTVFGQVIDGMDVVREIARAKRDGNDKPKEDIVMESVEISA
- a CDS encoding LysR family transcriptional regulator — translated: MLDKRYQTLISLAETQSFTQTAKQLFITQPAVSQQIASLESELKFPLIIHEHNRITLTTAGFKLANFAKQTSLESQKVISSLKTGTEHLKMGCTLSLSSTILPKFIQQLSTRANVVTTKINNTQHILQNIRDGKVDFGLIEGNFDKEEFDSFFVQKESFICVTHNSIGGNSIEDLFNQTLLLREPGSGSRNIFENWLATQNYRITDFKNVIEIASPSAIVELLKQGSGISFMYQSLVADELKSEQLKKLDLTGFHVEHPINLVFLKNSYFKETYREIVESV
- a CDS encoding YeiH family protein translates to MYTRLFEKSFYYALGMTLFCSIVGSWLGGLPYLTIIGALVISLILGMMFQLYRPAIVSAEMGIGFISNKFLRLGIILLGFKLNLIDLAHAGVKTILLAMVIVSGVIFLTYNIARKLGVSKRLAILTASGTGICGAAAVMGISPQIKVSKSEETAKHNDEVLAVAIVAILGTVFTLIEIAIKPLLHMSATQFGVMAGGSLHEIAHAIATGGAGGSISLSAAIITKLSRVLLLAPAALVIGIWYQHQDKSGDGEKGKLPIPWFMAGFLLASVIGTFVPMPSNALAWLVKLAYIVLGMAMAALGMSVNFKVFLSSGKRAVIAALSSSVVLLIFTIIASKTFF